TGCTTATTGTCATCGGGCATGTAGTCATTGGTGGCTGTCAAAAACCGGATGTCAGCAACTCTGAGTCCAgtctcctcgagcagctcgcgGGTGGCGCATTCCTCGGTCTCCTCGCCAAACTCTAGATGGCCGCCTGGAAGGGCCATTGTGCCAGCACCGTGGGAGCCCTTGCGTCGGCCGACGAGAAAGCGCGGGTTCTCCTGGTCTTCGTTCTTTGAGGCCAGCACGAAAACTGCCACCCCGGCGCGTACGTTGGGGGCGGATgtggccatcatggcaaacAGTTAGGAGGACAAATGTCACTGGCtagaaggggagggggggggttGGTAGATCCCGGTGTAGTGATGGCGATTTGGGCGAGTGAATATATCTAGGATGGATGCCTGGATTTATATAAAAGCGAGTGTTTGGTCCATCCATGGTGAATAAGGCGAGCTAGCGAATGTCAACGAACCCCGCCATTTAGTCGAAGGCCCATACATGCTACcgcagg
The Metarhizium brunneum chromosome 7, complete sequence genome window above contains:
- the NUDT1 gene encoding Nudix hydrolase 1, which gives rise to MATSAPNVRAGVAVFVLASKNEDQENPRFLVGRRKGSHGAGTMALPGGHLEFGEETEECATRELLEETGLRVADIRFLTATNDYMPDDNKHYITLFHVCVRENDSNEPQLLEPDKCESWEWIAWKDLLGWIQTSRNTSAEDDSLKHKVFLPLINLVKQRPGVRPTDV